Proteins from a genomic interval of Medicago truncatula cultivar Jemalong A17 chromosome 3, MtrunA17r5.0-ANR, whole genome shotgun sequence:
- the LOC25491097 gene encoding probable glutathione S-transferase parA: MSHCKAEGNVILLDFWPSSYGMRVKIALEEKGVSYECRQEDFQDKSSLLLEMNPVYKMIPVLVHNGKPICESLNIVEYIDEAWNQKPSLLPSDPYKRSQAKFWGDYIDKHVYNIGKKVWTGKGEEQEEGKKKFIECLKTLEDELGDKPYFGGDEFGYVDVALIPFTGWFYTYETYGKLSIEKECPKLVAWAKRCMKKESVAKSLPHPHKIYGFAMQYKQKHGLE; encoded by the exons ATGAGTCATTGCAAGGCTGAGGGTAATGtgattttgttggatttttggCCAAGTTCATATGGAATGAGAGTGAAAATTGCATTGGAAGAGAAGGGAGTCTCATATGAGTGTAGACAAGAAGATTTTCAAGATAAAAGCTCTTTGCTTTTAGAGATGAACCCGGTTTACAAAATGATACCGGTTTTGGTTCATAATGGAAAACCTATATGTGAATCACTTAATATAGTTGAGTACATTGATGAAGCTTGGAACCAAAAACCTTCTCTTTTGCCCTCGGACCCTTACAAACGATCACAAGCCAAGTTTTGGGGAGATTACATTGACAAACAT GTATACAACATTGGAAAGAAGGTGTGGACAGGAAAGGGTGAAGAACAAGAAGAGGGTAAAAAGAAGTTTATAGAATGCTTGAAGACTCTAGAAGATGAGCTTGGAGACAAGCCATATTTTGGTGGAGATGAGTTTGGGTATGTTGATGTGGCTCTTATACCCTTCACTGGTTGGTTTTACACTTACGAGACATATGGGAAATTAAGCATTGAGAAAGAGTGTCCTAAGCTTGTAGCTTGGGCCAAAAGGTGTATGAAAAAAGAGAGTGTGGCAAAATCACTTCCTCACCCTCACAAAATCTATGGTTTTGCAATGCAATATAAACAGAAACATGGACTTGAATAG
- the LOC25491098 gene encoding probable glutathione S-transferase parA, with translation MSQYMDKDSVVLLDFWPSVYGMRVKIALEEKGVSYECRQEDFQDKSSMLLEMNPVYKMIPVLVHNGKPICESLNIVEYIDEAWNHKPSLLPLDPYKRSQAKFWGDYIDKHVYSIRRKLWKGKVEEQEEGKKKFIEGLKTLEDELGDKPYFGGDEFGYVDVALIPFTSWFYTYEIYGKLSIEKECPKLVAWAKRCMEKESVAKSLPHPHKIYGFAMQYKQKHRLE, from the exons ATGAGTCAATACATGGATAAGGACAGTGTGGTTTTGTTGGATTTTTGGCCAAGCGTATATGGAATGAGAGTGAAAATTGCTTTGGAAGAGAAGGGAGTCTCATATGAATGTAGACAAGAAGATTTTCAAGATAAAAGCTCTATGCTTTTAGAGATGAACCCGGTTTACAAAATGATACCGGTTTTGGTTCATAATGGAAAACCTATATGTGAATCACTTAATATAGTTGAATACATTGATGAAGCTTGGAATCACAAACCTTCTCTTTTGCCCTTAGACCCTTACAAGCGATCACAAGCTAAGTTTTGGGGAGATTACATTGACAAACAT GTATACAGCATTCGAAGGAAGCTATGGAAAGGAAAGGTTGAAGAACAAGAGGAAGGTAAAAAGAAGTTTATAGAAGGCTTGAAGACTCTAGAAGATGAGCTTGGAGACAAGCCATATTTTGGTGGAGATGAGTTTGGGTATGTTGATGTGGCTCTTATACCCTTCACTAGTTGGTTTTACACTTACGAGATATATGGGAAACTAAGCATTGAGAAAGAGTGTCCTAAGCTTGTAGCTTGGGCCAAAAGGTGTATGGAAAAAGAGAGTGTGGCAAAGTCACTTCCTCACCCTCACAAAATCTATGGTTTTGCAATGCAATATAAACAGAAACATAGACTTGAATAG